The Neoarius graeffei isolate fNeoGra1 chromosome 25, fNeoGra1.pri, whole genome shotgun sequence genome includes a region encoding these proteins:
- the nrarpa gene encoding notch-regulated ankyrin repeat-containing protein A, with translation MSQADVSTCSAPQRVFQEAVRRGNTKELHSLLQNMSSCEFNVNSFGPEGQTALHQSVIDGNLELVKLLVKFGADIRLTNREGWSALHIAAFGGHQDIVLYLITKAKYSNGAR, from the coding sequence ATGAGCCAGGCGGACGTGTCCACTTGCTCGGCACCGCAGCGGGTTTTCCAGGAGGCGGTGCGTCGAGGCAACACCAAGGAGCTGCACTCACTACTGCAGAACATGAGCAGCTGTGAGTTCAACGTCAACTCGTTCGGACCTGAGGGTCAGACCGCGCTGCACCAGTCGGTCATCGATGGAAACCTGGAGCTCGTCAAGCTGCTGGTGAAGTTTGGGGCGGACATCCGGCTCACCAACCGCGAGGGCTGGAGCGCACTGCACATCGCCGCCTTCGGGGGACATCAGGACATCGTGCTGTACCTCATCACCAAGGCCAAGTACTCCAACGGAGCACGGTGA